The Candidatus Paceibacterota bacterium genome segment GGCCTTTGCGACGGTTGTAGGTCAGGAAGGCGCCCGACGCTGGTTGCAGGCGAAAGCCGATGCGACGGCCCTGGAGGATTACCTGGCCCAGCTTCGGCGCACCGCCCAGTTCGTGCGCTTGGTGATGAGTACCCGTCAGAAGTTGGAATCGCTTTACGGCGACGAGCGCGATAGGGGAGGCAAGATCAAGACGGCCAAACGAAAGCGCACGGTTCCGCCCGAGCAGTTGCGGCAGCAAAAGCTACAGTTGCTCAACCAATTGCGGCAGGAATACGAGGCGCTAAAGGCGCGATGGGGTGGGAGTCCGGAATATGACGACTGGTTCGCCGGCGCGCTCAACAATGCCCAGCTCAATTCAGTGGCGGCCTACTACGATCTAGTGCCCGGCTTTGAACGGCTGCTCGCGCAGAATGGGGGCGACTTGGAACGCTTCTACGAGGAAGTTCACAAGCTGGTCAAAAAGCCCAAAGCGGAGCGCCATCATCGGCTGCGGGCACTGGGGGCCGCCGGGCATACAGCCCTTCAGCGCCCTATTGCGTGGTGGAGCGATGCAACGTGGCCGTAGGGCTGGACCTCCGAGGTCTAACGCCAGTTCGGGGTCTTGACCGTGGGCAGATCGCAGGTCAGAACGACCAGTTTACAAATGGGAAGACCACCGCCAGCCTGTCTGGAAACTCGTCGAACCAGGAATTGTCCGTGATGATATTGACAAAGCCGAGCTGCACGCCGCGGAAACTTTCGGAGTAATTCACAAACCCGCATTGAACGCCGGAGGCGTGCGTGGCCACATTCACACCGCCCCACTGCAGGCCTTTGAATTCCTCCCGCGCGTAATTCACAACGCCGAGCTGCAACCCGGTGTATCTCTCCGCGTAGTTGACCAGGCCCCAGCTAAAGCCGCTGCTCTCGCCGGTGCTTCCATTGACGAAGCCCAATGCGAACGCGCTCTGCGGATTCTCGCCCCAGATGCTCAGCGAGAGGCCTTTGATAAATGTATCGCGCGAGTAAAGGGCAACGTCCGGCGTCAGAGACAGTTGCAGCGCCTTCTCCTCGGCCGTTACGCTGACAGTCGCGGTACAGAGAATGACCAGGGCAATGAGTTTCTTCATAATGGGGAGCATAGAGCCACCTGACCCAGTCGGCAATTCGCGGTATCAGGCCGACATGCGAGCAAGCGTAACGGATGGCCGCGGTTAACACGCTGTCGAAGCTGCGAGGCGGGAGTATGGTGTGCTGCTGTGCCATGCCGGTGAGTTCAGCCTGTCCTCTCCCATCCACCGCAGACGTTGTTCGAGAAGACGGAACGGGTGGGTGTCGTCTCAGACCCCCGGAGTTTGGCCCGGCATGGCGACAGGGTAGTGACCCTTTGCATCGGGCATGGCCGGCGGGTTGGAGTCCCAGGTGAAATTGTCAAGTCCGGGGGCCAGTTCAATCTTGGAACCGATGGCTTCGTCCCAGGTAATCAGCTTCCCGGATTCGCAGGCCATGCGGCCCATGATGGCGGTGAAGCACGACTTGGCGCAGCGCTCGCTCTCGTTGTAAGGCTTGTCGTTGCGGATGGCATCGAAGAGCAGGTCATGCTCGCGCTGATACTGATCGCACGGCTCCCCTTTGTAGCTCCAGATGAGGCTATCGGAGGTTTGGCGGTAGCCCTGGAAAAGGCGCGGTTTGGGCTGGCCTTCGCCGAGAATGGCGCTGCCCTTGGTGCCTTGGAGGATGCTGCCGAAGAAATCATAACAGTTGGCAATGTGCCGTCCTTGCGCCACGAATCGTGTGCCGTCAGGGAATGTGTATTCCGCCTCGTAGTGGTCGAAGAGCTGGTCAGCATCCTTGCGGACTTGTCGTCCGCCCATGCCCTGGACGGAGACGGGCCACGCATTTTTGGCCCAGCAACACACGTCAATATTGTGGATCAGCCAGTCTTCGAGAAAAGTGCCGTTGAGCCAGGTGAAGCAACTGTAGTTGGCGATCTGGTAGGCCAACTCCTTCGTGCCGGGTTCCCGGGCGCCGATGCCGACGGGGCCGTGCATCCGGTAGGCCCAGCAGGTGACCAGCTCGCCGATCAAACCGTCGTGGACCTTCTGGATAGCTTCTTCGAGAGGTTTGGAGTGTCGGCTCATAAGGCCGCCGGCGATCTTGAGGTTCTTCTGCGCGGCTTCCTCGCCGGCCTTCAGCACGCGGTGGATGCCGGGCGCATCTACTGCAAAGGACTTCTCCATGAAGACATGCACGCCTTTGCGCACCGCGAATTCGAGGTGGATGGGTCGAAAGGCGGGTGCGGTGGCCAGCAGAACGACGTCGCCCTTGTCGAGAGAGTCAATGGCCTTCATGAATGCGTCCAGCCCGACGAACTGGCGTTCCGGGGGCACATCGAGCTGTTGCCCGTGTTTGGCTTTCAGATTCCCCAGGCTGCTTTGGAGGCGATGCTGGAAGACATCCGCCATGGCCCAGAGCTTGGTGGGGCCTTGGGTGGAAAGAGCCTGCGCGGCGGCGCCGGTGCCGCGTCCGCCGCACCCGACGAGGGCGAGTTTAATGGTGTTGTTCTCGGCGGCGTGGCCTGGGCGGGCGACGGCGCCGGCCAGGGCGGCGCCAGCCAGCATGGTGCCGGAGGTTTTGAGGAATTTCCGGCGGGAGGTGGCCGTCAGGGTGGGGGAATTGGAATTCATGGGGAGTTCAGGACTCGTGATCAAAGACAAACTGCTCATTACGGTCAGCCCCATGATTCCCGGGCTGAGGGTTTTTGGCAAGGCTGTTTGAGCGGTCGCAGCGGGCGCGTATTGCGGAGTTCATTTTCGGATTTGCAGGGTCAAAGGGCTTTGTTAAGGTCAGGCGCTCGCAGTCATCAACTGCGAATCGTGGGCGGAATGCGCCAGACATTACACGGCGGGCGACCTCGGAGGCTGGACCTGTCAGACCCGGGAATCGCTGCGGTGACGGAGCAGAATTAACGCAGAAGGAAGAAAGGCAGAGTTGTGAGAAACCGGATGAAACTGAACGTTGAATTGACAGGGCTTGCCATGCGGTTGGCGTGCGCGGCGGGTTTGCTGTTGGCGGCGGCGGCGCTGGCGTCCGAGAATGCGCCGCACCGGCCGTTCGCGCAATGGGCCGAGCTGCCGCGTCCGCGCCAGTTTGTGGTCGGGCTGGTGTACGCGGAGTCCGAGGCTTACCGCATTTGGGCTGGCGGCAAGGAGCGCGACATCAAAGTGAAGGACGGCGGAGAGAGTTACGGGATTGACATCAACCAGGGGTACCTGGCGCTGCAGTACGGCATTACGGAGCGGTGGGCGGCTGATTTGAATGTCGGCTTTACGTCCTGCGGATGGCGCAGCTTCTCCCCGGACCAGGGGACGGAATCCACCACCGGGCTGATGGATTTCTCCTTCGGCGTTCGCTACCAGATTTTCAACGAGGCCCAGCACACCAACCCGGCGTGGCTGCCGACGCTGACTTTCCGGGCGGGCGCAGTGCTGCCGGGCACGTATGACGAGGACTTCGAGTTCGCGCCGGGCTTGCGCTCGGCGGCGATCGAGCCGGAGCTGCTGGCCCGCAAGCACTTCGGCTGGCCGGGCCTGGGGGCCTACTGCGACGCGTTGTATCGGTGGAATCGCACCACGGGCAATGACCATTACATCGTGGCAGTGGGGCTGTTTCAGCAGATCAAAGGCTGGGAGCTGGACGTGGGCTATCGGCGGCTGCAGACACTCTCGGGCGATGACATTCAGTTCGGGAACCCTAACGATCTGAGCACGATTGATTACCCGCGGGACCCGCGGGAGATCAGCGACTCGCTGGAAACCGGTTTCAGCTACACAACCGCCAAGCGGCAAATCCGCTATGGCTTCCAATTGCGCTGGGTGTGTGACGGCAACAACACTGACCGCAAGCTCTGGGTGGGGGGCTCGGTGGACATACCGATTGGGGGGAGGTAAGGCCCTCCCGGCAGCGCGGCGAGCGGGAAGCTGGCGACGCTGAGGCAAAGCGGGCGCCAGCTGTTCCGTGTTACCCTGTTTGCTCAAGCGCCCGAGGGAGATTGTGGAGCGCGATCTATGCGGCACAACCTCTCCCCGCATGGTTTTCCTGCGAATAGTCAGAGCCAGCCAGTTGACTCCGGTGTAGTCTATGCGCAGTATGATGACCGTATGTCAGTTCGGCCGTTGCGCATGCATAGTATTGTTGCCAAAGTCCAGCTGAGCCCCAATGTCACCCGGCTCGATGTCGTTGCTCCGCGGATTGCCCAGATCCGGCAGCCTGGCCAGTTCGTGATCGTGCACCGGGCCGAGGGAGCGGAACGCATCCCGCTTACCATCGCAGACGCGGACCCCGAGGCCGGGACGATTGCGCTGGTGATCCAGGCGGTGGGCAAGAGCACGCGAGAACTGGTGGCACTGGAGCCGGGCGCGGCCATTGCTGACATCGCCGGGCCGCTGGGTCATCCGACCGAGTTAATTGCCGCGGGCCGGGCTCTCTGTGTCGGAGGGGGCGTCGGCACGGCCGTGGTGCATCCCATTGCCCAGGGCTTGAAACGCCGGGGCGTGGGAGTGCTTAGTATCATCGGCGGGCGATCGAAGGAGTGGGTCATATTCGAGGCGGAGCTGGGGCGGTTAGGCGAAGTCATGGTCTGCACCGACGACGGCAGCTACGGGCGCCGCGGCTTCGTGACCGACGCCGCCAAAGACGTCCTGGCCGGGGGCGGCATTGGCGTTGTCTATGCGGTCGGCCCGGTGCCGATGATGCGCGCCGTGGTGAACCTGACCAGGCCGCTAGGCGTTCGCACTATCGTCTCACTCAACCCTGTGATGGTGGATGGCACCGGCATGTGCGGCGGCTGCCGGGTCGCGGTCGGCGGCCAGACCCTGTTTGCTTGTGTGGATGGTCCGGAGTTCGATGGGCACCAAGTTGACTTCGACCTGCTTATGGACCGTTTATCTACCTACCGTGACTTCGAACAACGCGCCCTTGCCGCTTGTGCTGACGGCGCCTGCAAGATTGGGCTGGGGTAGGCGCTCCTCATGGCACCTCGGCAGTTTCCTTAATTCGGATCACAGAATTCTGTGCCTCCCAAGCTCTCCACCAAGCAACGCCTGCAAATCAACCGCCAGAAGATGACGGAGCAGGACCCGCTGGTCCGCAGCGCCAACTTCAACGAGGTCAACCTGGGTCTGCCTGAGAAGGTCGCCTTGCTCGAAGCCGAACGTTGCCTGCTGTGTAAGGATCCCAAGTGCATTACGGGCTGCCCGGTGAGCGTCAACATCCCGCGCTTCATCGCGCTGCTGTCCGAGGGCAAGCTGCCCGAGGCCGCGCAGTGCATGCTCGAAGACAACGCGCTGCCGGCAATCACCGGCCGCGTTTGCCCGCAAGAGACGCAGTGCGAGATCGAGTGCATTCGCGGGAACAAGGGCCTGCCAGTGGCCATCGGCTACC includes the following:
- a CDS encoding sulfide/dihydroorotate dehydrogenase-like FAD/NAD-binding protein, which produces MHSIVAKVQLSPNVTRLDVVAPRIAQIRQPGQFVIVHRAEGAERIPLTIADADPEAGTIALVIQAVGKSTRELVALEPGAAIADIAGPLGHPTELIAAGRALCVGGGVGTAVVHPIAQGLKRRGVGVLSIIGGRSKEWVIFEAELGRLGEVMVCTDDGSYGRRGFVTDAAKDVLAGGGIGVVYAVGPVPMMRAVVNLTRPLGVRTIVSLNPVMVDGTGMCGGCRVAVGGQTLFACVDGPEFDGHQVDFDLLMDRLSTYRDFEQRALAACADGACKIGLG
- a CDS encoding twin-arginine translocation signal domain-containing protein, whose amino-acid sequence is MNSNSPTLTATSRRKFLKTSGTMLAGAALAGAVARPGHAAENNTIKLALVGCGGRGTGAAAQALSTQGPTKLWAMADVFQHRLQSSLGNLKAKHGQQLDVPPERQFVGLDAFMKAIDSLDKGDVVLLATAPAFRPIHLEFAVRKGVHVFMEKSFAVDAPGIHRVLKAGEEAAQKNLKIAGGLMSRHSKPLEEAIQKVHDGLIGELVTCWAYRMHGPVGIGAREPGTKELAYQIANYSCFTWLNGTFLEDWLIHNIDVCCWAKNAWPVSVQGMGGRQVRKDADQLFDHYEAEYTFPDGTRFVAQGRHIANCYDFFGSILQGTKGSAILGEGQPKPRLFQGYRQTSDSLIWSYKGEPCDQYQREHDLLFDAIRNDKPYNESERCAKSCFTAIMGRMACESGKLITWDEAIGSKIELAPGLDNFTWDSNPPAMPDAKGHYPVAMPGQTPGV